The following are from one region of the Candidatus Deferrimicrobium borealis genome:
- a CDS encoding NADP-dependent isocitrate dehydrogenase, translating into MTTGTTKIIWTKIDEAPALATYSLLPIIQAFTKGTGVSVETRDISLAGRIIANFPEYLTESQKIPDYMAQLGALALTPEANIIKLPNISASIPQLMAAIKELRAHGYNLPDYPEEPKTDAERALQEKYAKVLGSAVNPVLRQGNSDRRAPLSVKLFSKKHPHKMGAWTADSKSHVAHMTGGDFYGSEKSVTVKKATEIRIEFVAGDGKVTVLKKKLELLEGEVIDATAMNVRALRKFYEEQIEDAKKSGVLLSLHLKATMMKISDPVMFGHAVSVYYKDVFEKHAAVLKELGVSANNGLGDLYAKIKKLPEAKRSEIEADIQAVYKNRPALAMVDSDKGITNLHVPSDIIVDASMPVVVRDSGKMWGPDGKLHDTKAMIPDRCYATTYRTIIEDCKKNGAFDPATIGSVPNVGLMAQKAEEYGSHDKTFLAPGNGTIRAVDASGTTLLEQKVEEGDIFRMCQTKDAAIRDWVKLAVNRARATFAPAVFWLDKNRAHDAQLIEKVGKYLKDHDTKGLEFHILAPIEAMKFTLERFRAGKDTISVTGNALRDYLTDLFPIIEVGTSAKMLSIVPLLAGGGLFETGAGGSAPKHVQQFVKEGYLRWDSLGEFSALAASLEHLGNSFKNKKALVLAETLDQAIGKFLDNNKSPARKVGQIDNRGSHFYLALYWAQALAGQTKDKELQARFAGVAKQLGDNEAKINQELLASQAKPMDIGGYYDPDPVKTSKAMRPSGTFNAIVDAIA; encoded by the coding sequence ATGACGACAGGAACGACGAAGATCATTTGGACGAAAATCGACGAGGCGCCCGCGCTGGCGACCTACTCCCTGCTTCCCATCATCCAGGCGTTTACGAAAGGGACCGGCGTTTCCGTCGAAACGAGGGACATCTCTCTCGCGGGCAGGATCATCGCGAATTTTCCCGAATACCTGACCGAGAGCCAGAAGATTCCGGATTACATGGCGCAGTTGGGCGCGCTCGCGCTGACGCCGGAAGCCAATATCATCAAGCTGCCCAACATCAGCGCTTCCATCCCGCAGTTGATGGCGGCGATCAAGGAGTTGCGGGCGCACGGCTACAACCTCCCCGACTATCCCGAGGAACCGAAAACCGACGCGGAGAGAGCGCTTCAGGAGAAATACGCGAAGGTTCTCGGAAGCGCCGTGAACCCGGTGCTGCGGCAAGGGAACTCGGATCGCAGGGCGCCGCTCTCGGTGAAGCTCTTTTCGAAAAAGCATCCGCACAAGATGGGCGCATGGACCGCCGATTCGAAATCCCATGTCGCCCATATGACCGGCGGCGATTTTTACGGCAGCGAGAAATCCGTCACCGTGAAAAAGGCGACGGAGATACGGATCGAGTTCGTCGCCGGCGACGGGAAGGTGACCGTCCTGAAGAAGAAGCTGGAGCTGCTGGAAGGGGAAGTGATCGACGCGACGGCGATGAACGTCCGCGCCTTGCGGAAATTCTACGAAGAGCAGATCGAGGACGCGAAAAAGAGCGGCGTGCTGCTGTCGCTGCACCTCAAAGCCACCATGATGAAGATCTCCGACCCGGTCATGTTCGGGCACGCCGTTTCCGTCTACTACAAGGACGTTTTCGAGAAGCACGCGGCGGTGTTGAAAGAGCTGGGCGTGAGCGCCAACAACGGGCTGGGCGATCTGTACGCGAAAATAAAGAAATTGCCGGAAGCGAAAAGATCCGAGATCGAGGCGGACATCCAGGCGGTGTACAAGAACCGGCCGGCCCTCGCGATGGTCGACTCGGACAAGGGGATCACGAACCTGCATGTGCCGAGCGACATCATCGTCGACGCATCGATGCCGGTCGTCGTTCGCGACTCGGGGAAGATGTGGGGCCCGGACGGGAAACTGCACGACACGAAGGCGATGATCCCCGACCGGTGTTACGCGACGACGTACCGGACGATCATCGAGGATTGCAAGAAAAACGGAGCGTTCGATCCCGCGACCATCGGGTCCGTCCCGAACGTCGGCCTCATGGCGCAGAAGGCGGAGGAGTACGGTTCCCACGACAAGACGTTCCTCGCTCCGGGAAACGGGACGATCCGGGCCGTGGATGCTTCCGGTACGACCCTGCTGGAGCAGAAGGTGGAAGAAGGGGATATCTTCCGGATGTGCCAGACGAAAGATGCGGCGATCCGGGACTGGGTCAAGCTCGCCGTCAATCGGGCGAGGGCGACCTTCGCTCCCGCCGTTTTCTGGCTGGACAAGAACAGGGCGCACGACGCGCAGCTCATCGAAAAGGTCGGTAAATATCTGAAAGACCACGATACGAAGGGCCTGGAGTTCCATATCCTGGCTCCGATCGAGGCGATGAAATTCACGCTGGAACGGTTCCGGGCGGGGAAGGATACGATTTCCGTCACCGGGAACGCGTTGCGGGATTATCTGACCGACCTGTTTCCGATCATCGAAGTGGGCACCAGCGCGAAAATGCTCTCGATCGTACCCCTTCTGGCGGGCGGCGGTCTGTTCGAGACGGGGGCCGGCGGCTCGGCGCCGAAGCACGTCCAGCAGTTCGTGAAGGAAGGGTACCTGCGGTGGGATTCCCTCGGCGAATTTTCGGCGCTCGCGGCCTCCCTGGAGCACCTGGGGAATTCGTTCAAGAACAAGAAAGCCCTCGTCCTGGCGGAGACGCTGGACCAGGCGATCGGCAAGTTCCTGGACAACAACAAGTCGCCCGCCCGCAAGGTGGGCCAGATCGACAACCGGGGAAGCCATTTCTACCTCGCGCTGTATTGGGCGCAGGCGTTGGCCGGACAGACCAAGGACAAGGAGCTGCAGGCGCGTTTCGCGGGCGTCGCGAAGCAGCTGGGAGACAACGAGGCGAAAATCAATCAGGAGCTCCTTGCGTCCCAGGCGAAGCCGATGGATATCGGCGGCTACTACGATCCGGATCCGGTGAAGACGTCGAAAGCGATGCGGCCCAGCGGAACCTTCAACGCGATCGTGGACGCCATCGCGTAG